The following are encoded in a window of Polynucleobacter sp. AP-Kolm-20A-A1 genomic DNA:
- the slmA gene encoding nucleoid occlusion factor SlmA, whose amino-acid sequence MRESLEPTDINDSTADAGKARKRPRPGERRLQILQVLAEMLQNPKGERVTTAALAAKIEVSEAALYRHFASKAQMFEGLISFIEQTVFGLINQINQKEESGLAQARGILQMLLFFAEKNPGMTRVLLGDALLQEDDRLQERITQVLDRVEASLKQALRIAQTQGGNWAQLGQEEVSIRAAMLMSFVLGRWHRFARSGFKKLPTEASDVSLRLLLSE is encoded by the coding sequence ATGCGTGAATCTTTAGAGCCAACAGATATTAACGACAGCACTGCTGACGCTGGTAAGGCCCGTAAGCGCCCACGTCCAGGCGAGCGTCGTTTACAGATTCTGCAAGTGCTCGCTGAGATGCTGCAAAACCCAAAGGGCGAGCGCGTTACTACTGCGGCCTTGGCGGCGAAGATTGAAGTATCTGAGGCGGCTCTTTATCGCCACTTCGCAAGCAAGGCGCAGATGTTTGAAGGGTTGATTTCTTTTATTGAGCAAACAGTTTTCGGATTAATTAATCAAATTAATCAGAAGGAAGAGTCTGGTCTTGCGCAGGCGCGTGGCATCTTGCAAATGCTCTTATTCTTTGCAGAAAAGAATCCTGGTATGACTCGCGTTTTATTAGGCGATGCCTTATTGCAAGAGGATGACCGTTTACAAGAGCGCATCACTCAGGTCCTAGATCGCGTTGAAGCGTCTCTAAAGCAGGCATTGCGCATTGCTCAAACCCAAGGTGGTAACTGGGCACAGCTGGGCCAGGAAGAAGTCAGCATCCGCGCTGCCATGTTGATGAGTTTTGTTTTGGGCCGTTGGCATCGCTTTGCCCGTAGCGGATTTAAGAAGTTGCCGACCGAAGCCTCCGATGTTAGTTTGCGCCTTCTCCTGTCAGAATGA
- the argB gene encoding acetylglutamate kinase: MTKHLPTISDISPLLKAEILAEALPYIRAYHGKTIVIKYGGNAMVEERLKESFARDVILLKLVGMNPVVVHGGGPQIDEALKKIGKTGTFIQGMRVTDEETMEVVEWVLGGEVQQDIVMLINHFGGQAVGLTGKDGGLIHAKKMMIPSDTEPGKKVDIGFVGEIEAINPAVVKALQDDAFIPVISPIGFSAEGQAYNINADLVAGKMAEILHAEKLVMMTNIPGVMDKDGKLLTDLTAREIDALFADGTISGGMLPKISSALDAAKSGVNSVHIIDGRIEHSLLLEILTEQAFGTMIRSR; this comes from the coding sequence ATGACTAAGCATTTACCCACCATTAGTGATATCTCTCCTTTATTAAAGGCGGAGATTCTTGCTGAGGCTTTGCCTTATATCCGCGCGTATCACGGCAAGACCATCGTGATTAAGTACGGCGGAAATGCCATGGTTGAAGAGCGCCTCAAAGAAAGTTTTGCGCGCGATGTCATTTTGTTGAAATTAGTTGGCATGAATCCGGTTGTGGTTCATGGCGGCGGCCCACAAATTGATGAAGCCCTTAAGAAAATCGGCAAGACCGGTACCTTTATTCAAGGTATGCGCGTGACCGATGAAGAAACCATGGAAGTAGTGGAGTGGGTTCTGGGCGGTGAAGTGCAACAAGATATTGTGATGTTAATTAACCACTTTGGTGGCCAAGCTGTTGGCTTGACCGGCAAAGACGGCGGACTCATACACGCTAAGAAAATGATGATTCCGAGCGATACAGAGCCGGGTAAAAAAGTAGATATCGGTTTTGTGGGTGAAATTGAGGCAATTAACCCTGCAGTTGTTAAAGCATTGCAGGACGATGCCTTTATTCCCGTGATTTCTCCGATTGGCTTTAGTGCAGAAGGTCAGGCATACAACATTAATGCGGACTTGGTTGCCGGCAAGATGGCGGAAATTCTGCATGCAGAGAAGTTGGTCATGATGACTAATATTCCTGGCGTGATGGATAAGGATGGCAAGTTGCTGACAGATTTAACTGCGCGAGAAATTGACGCATTGTTCGCCGATGGCACGATTTCTGGCGGCATGTTGCCAAAGATTTCTTCTGCGTTAGATGCAGCTAAGAGCGGCGTGAATTCAGTGCACATCATTGATGGCCGAATTGAACATTCTTTATTGCTAGAAATTCTGACCGAGCAAGCGTTCGGCACGATGATCCGCTCGAGATAA
- the dksA gene encoding RNA polymerase-binding protein DksA → MSEKDYMSAAQLDFFRQKLLTLKDDILKNASETTEHLRENILVPDPADRATIEEEHALELRTRDRERKLLKKVEQALARIESGDYGWCEETGEPIGLNRLIARPTANLSLEAQERRELRQKLFGE, encoded by the coding sequence ATGTCCGAGAAGGACTACATGAGTGCTGCCCAGTTGGATTTTTTCCGTCAAAAATTACTCACCCTTAAGGATGACATTTTGAAAAATGCATCCGAGACCACTGAGCATCTACGTGAAAATATTTTGGTTCCAGATCCTGCTGATCGTGCAACGATTGAAGAAGAGCATGCACTGGAATTACGCACTCGTGATCGCGAGCGTAAGTTGTTGAAAAAAGTAGAACAAGCGTTGGCACGCATTGAGTCTGGCGATTACGGTTGGTGCGAAGAAACTGGCGAGCCAATTGGCCTGAACCGTTTAATTGCAAGGCCTACAGCCAATTTATCTCTTGAGGCTCAAGAGCGTCGTGAACTCCGTCAAAAATTGTTTGGCGAATAA
- a CDS encoding GTP-binding protein: MALIPVTILTGFLGSGKTTLLKHILTEEHGKKIAVIENEFGEENIDNDILVQDNQENIVQMSNGCICCTIRGDLVEALNELWEQRKDKKISFDRVVIETTGVANPGPVAQTFFMDDDVADHYVLDAVVTLVDAKHGQQQLNEHEEAQRQVGFADQIFITKTDLVSPAEVDALRNRLMHMNPRAPIAGISKGVVPLNAVLDLKGFNLNAKLDIDPHFLEQDDHDHEHCGHDHSHDHDHSTCGHDHSHDHHHHHGHAGHTDRIQSFVFRSDKPFNHKKLEDFLGGILEVFGEKMLRYKGVLYVKGSSRKVVFQGVHQMMGSDLAGPWGAEPKQTRMVFIGIDLPKDTLLAGLEGCLA, encoded by the coding sequence ATGGCATTAATTCCGGTAACCATTTTGACGGGCTTCCTAGGAAGCGGCAAAACGACTTTGCTCAAACACATTCTGACTGAAGAACATGGCAAAAAAATTGCCGTGATCGAGAATGAATTCGGCGAAGAAAACATTGATAACGATATCTTGGTGCAAGACAACCAAGAGAACATTGTGCAAATGAGCAATGGTTGTATTTGCTGCACCATTCGTGGAGATCTTGTAGAGGCCCTTAATGAGCTTTGGGAGCAGCGCAAAGACAAGAAAATTAGTTTTGATCGCGTAGTGATTGAAACCACAGGCGTAGCCAATCCAGGCCCAGTGGCCCAGACTTTCTTTATGGATGATGATGTTGCTGACCATTACGTCCTAGACGCTGTAGTCACCTTAGTGGATGCTAAGCATGGCCAGCAGCAGCTGAATGAACACGAAGAGGCGCAGCGCCAAGTTGGTTTTGCCGACCAGATCTTTATTACCAAAACAGATTTAGTCAGCCCTGCAGAGGTAGACGCTTTGCGCAATCGTCTAATGCATATGAACCCAAGAGCGCCTATTGCAGGCATTTCTAAGGGCGTGGTGCCATTAAATGCCGTTTTGGACCTCAAGGGCTTCAATCTGAACGCTAAGCTGGATATTGACCCCCATTTCTTGGAGCAGGATGACCATGACCACGAGCATTGTGGCCACGACCATAGCCATGATCACGATCACAGCACCTGCGGCCATGATCATAGTCATGACCACCATCACCATCATGGGCATGCTGGCCATACAGACCGCATTCAGTCCTTCGTTTTTCGTAGTGATAAACCCTTTAATCACAAAAAATTGGAAGACTTCCTTGGCGGCATTTTGGAGGTCTTTGGCGAGAAGATGCTGCGCTATAAAGGCGTGCTCTATGTGAAGGGAAGCAGCCGAAAAGTGGTGTTCCAGGGGGTTCATCAGATGATGGGTAGCGATTTAGCCGGTCCTTGGGGTGCAGAACCTAAGCAAACCCGTATGGTGTTTATTGGCATTGATTTGCCTAAAGACACCCTACTGGCTGGGCTTGAGGGATGTTTGGCCTAG
- a CDS encoding tyrosine recombinase XerC → MKLKATDLHPLMQEYLHELHVLRQLSPHTLKAYGMDLSDLQNFALEDGVELLKVGNGHVRRWAGRLHSKGKSSRSIARALSAWRGWYDWLTEKDAKRDARAGKVTGNLIANPVDDVKAPKRLKSLPKALSVEQALSLVNQAVKEAEEKKDLESIRDAAIIDLLYSSGLRLSELLGIDVMQSKDRQHESAGWLDWDAAEVTVLGKGGKRRSVPVGAPAMQSLAAWRELRDAGTYAQESIALFLSATGKRLSPRTVQARLRTLAMRAGLPTHVHPHMMRHSFASHVLQSSQDLRAVQEMLGHASIASTQIYTSLDFQHLAQAYDKAHPRAKAGKD, encoded by the coding sequence ATGAAATTAAAGGCGACTGATCTTCATCCACTCATGCAAGAGTATTTGCATGAATTGCATGTGCTGCGTCAACTCTCGCCCCATACGCTCAAAGCCTATGGCATGGATCTAAGCGACTTACAAAATTTCGCTCTAGAAGATGGTGTTGAGTTATTAAAAGTTGGCAATGGTCATGTGCGTCGATGGGCTGGCCGACTACATTCCAAAGGTAAGTCCTCGAGAAGTATTGCAAGAGCACTTTCTGCATGGCGTGGCTGGTATGACTGGCTTACTGAAAAAGATGCGAAGCGTGATGCACGTGCGGGTAAGGTAACTGGTAATTTAATTGCCAATCCTGTTGATGACGTGAAGGCGCCAAAGCGCTTAAAGTCCTTGCCTAAGGCGCTATCTGTAGAGCAGGCGCTTTCCCTTGTAAATCAAGCTGTCAAAGAAGCTGAAGAAAAAAAGGATTTGGAATCGATTCGCGATGCGGCCATTATTGATTTGCTTTATTCCTCCGGCTTGCGTCTTTCAGAGCTTTTGGGGATTGATGTCATGCAGAGCAAAGATCGCCAACATGAATCTGCGGGATGGCTAGATTGGGATGCTGCTGAGGTAACGGTTTTGGGTAAGGGCGGTAAGCGCCGCTCTGTTCCAGTGGGTGCGCCTGCAATGCAGTCTCTTGCAGCATGGCGAGAGTTGCGTGATGCGGGCACCTATGCCCAAGAGTCGATAGCTTTATTTTTGTCTGCTACAGGTAAGCGTTTGTCCCCTCGCACCGTACAGGCGCGGCTGCGTACTCTAGCGATGCGCGCAGGATTGCCCACTCATGTACACCCGCATATGATGCGCCACAGTTTTGCAAGCCATGTTTTGCAATCTTCCCAAGATTTACGAGCTGTCCAGGAGATGTTGGGGCATGCCAGCATTGCTAGCACCCAGATTTATACGTCCTTAGATTTTCAGCACCTAGCTCAGGCATACGATAAAGCGCATCCTCGTGCAAAGGCTGGCAAAGACTGA
- a CDS encoding DUF484 family protein, which translates to MSAIDPKQAEQEELVAEWLRVTPGFFERYADLFNEIRIKHPHEDRTISLQERQMTVLRTQNQELNRRLSEMLHFGSRNDKTQQSLVAWLLRLMKANNKADVESAITSGLAEVFEVESAQLLSPNSAFGPWVDTPLCGSAKELAAASVDLLASQTTIEPEWQSMVAIGLPLGKSVGATQSPAVLLLASKDESRFTADMGAFYLRQIAELTAAALDRIQAYEIKGD; encoded by the coding sequence ATGAGTGCAATAGATCCAAAGCAAGCAGAACAAGAAGAGTTGGTTGCTGAGTGGTTACGCGTAACCCCAGGATTTTTTGAGCGCTACGCTGATCTCTTTAATGAGATTCGGATTAAGCATCCACATGAGGATCGCACAATCTCTTTGCAAGAACGTCAGATGACGGTATTGCGTACGCAGAACCAGGAACTCAATCGTCGTCTTAGCGAGATGCTGCATTTCGGTAGTCGCAACGATAAAACGCAACAAAGTTTGGTTGCTTGGTTGCTGCGCTTAATGAAGGCCAACAATAAAGCTGATGTGGAATCAGCAATCACCTCCGGCTTGGCCGAGGTGTTTGAGGTGGAGTCCGCGCAATTGTTGTCGCCCAATTCTGCTTTTGGTCCATGGGTAGATACACCGCTTTGCGGCTCGGCTAAGGAGTTGGCCGCTGCCAGCGTGGATCTATTAGCAAGCCAAACCACAATTGAGCCTGAGTGGCAAAGCATGGTGGCGATTGGCCTTCCTTTGGGCAAGAGCGTTGGCGCCACCCAATCTCCTGCGGTATTGCTGTTGGCGAGCAAAGACGAGTCTCGCTTTACGGCCGATATGGGCGCATTCTATTTGCGCCAGATCGCTGAATTAACTGCTGCAGCTTTGGATCGCATCCAGGCTTATGAAATTAAAGGCGACTGA
- the gatB gene encoding Asp-tRNA(Asn)/Glu-tRNA(Gln) amidotransferase subunit GatB, producing MMQWEVVIGLETHAQLQTQSKIFSGASTRFGAEPNTQACAVDLALPGVLPVLNRQAVEHAIRFGLAVNAKISPASIFARKNYFYPDLPKGYQISQMEIPVVVGGHLEILVGDEVKVVELTRAHMEEDAGKSVHEEGFTGPHGEPSSGIDLNRAGTPLLEIVTEPVMRSAAEAVAYAKALHGLVVWLGVCDGNMQEGSFRCDANVSVRPKGQAEFGTRCEIKNLNSFRFLEEAIQYEVRRQIELIEDGGTVVQETRLYDPDRGETRSMRSKEDANDYRYFPDPDLLPVVIDDAWIADVRSKMPALPAQLREQWQSEFGLSAYDAQLLTQDRDTAKVFEDLLAIVGKPLAKAAANLIAGELASSLNRAGIAMSDAPLKAEHLAPLLTRVADGTISNKIAKDIFAILWEEAVAGKTISTVDQVIEVKGLKQISDSGAIEAIIDQVLAANQKSVEEFRSGKEKAFNALVGQIMKASQGKANPGQVNELLRKKLS from the coding sequence ATGATGCAATGGGAAGTCGTTATTGGTCTAGAGACCCACGCACAGTTGCAAACACAATCCAAGATTTTTAGCGGAGCAAGCACGCGCTTTGGTGCAGAACCAAATACACAAGCATGTGCAGTTGATCTAGCATTGCCCGGCGTTTTGCCTGTGCTTAATCGTCAGGCTGTAGAGCATGCAATTCGTTTTGGCTTGGCAGTCAATGCAAAGATTTCTCCAGCAAGTATTTTTGCGCGTAAGAATTATTTCTACCCCGATCTACCTAAGGGCTATCAAATTAGCCAGATGGAAATTCCGGTTGTGGTCGGCGGCCATCTTGAAATCCTGGTGGGCGACGAAGTCAAGGTGGTTGAGCTCACTCGTGCTCATATGGAAGAAGACGCTGGTAAATCAGTCCATGAAGAAGGCTTTACTGGCCCCCATGGCGAACCCTCAAGCGGCATTGATTTAAACCGCGCTGGCACACCTCTATTAGAAATCGTGACCGAACCAGTAATGCGCAGTGCTGCTGAAGCCGTTGCTTATGCCAAAGCCCTACACGGCCTGGTAGTTTGGTTAGGGGTGTGTGACGGCAATATGCAAGAAGGCTCCTTCCGTTGCGACGCCAACGTATCCGTTCGCCCTAAGGGTCAAGCGGAGTTTGGCACTCGTTGCGAAATTAAGAATTTGAACTCCTTCCGCTTTTTGGAAGAGGCGATTCAGTATGAGGTGCGGCGTCAGATTGAGTTGATTGAAGATGGCGGTACTGTAGTTCAAGAAACGCGCTTATACGATCCCGATCGTGGTGAAACTCGTAGCATGCGTAGCAAAGAAGATGCCAATGACTATCGCTATTTTCCAGACCCAGATTTATTGCCAGTAGTGATTGACGATGCTTGGATTGCAGATGTTCGTAGCAAGATGCCTGCTCTGCCTGCACAATTGCGCGAACAATGGCAAAGCGAGTTTGGTTTAAGTGCATACGACGCACAGTTGCTCACCCAAGACCGCGATACTGCAAAAGTATTTGAAGATCTATTGGCAATCGTTGGCAAGCCATTAGCAAAAGCAGCTGCTAATTTAATTGCCGGTGAGCTTGCATCGTCATTAAATCGTGCTGGCATTGCAATGAGTGATGCGCCATTAAAAGCTGAGCACTTAGCGCCTTTGCTGACGCGTGTGGCTGATGGGACTATCTCCAACAAGATCGCTAAAGATATTTTTGCGATTCTTTGGGAAGAAGCTGTTGCAGGCAAAACCATTAGCACTGTTGATCAAGTGATTGAGGTAAAAGGCCTGAAGCAAATTAGCGATAGCGGCGCGATTGAGGCCATCATTGATCAAGTCTTGGCGGCCAACCAGAAATCGGTTGAAGAGTTCCGCTCAGGCAAAGAAAAAGCCTTCAATGCATTGGTAGGTCAAATCATGAAGGCCTCTCAAGGTAAAGCAAATCCTGGTCAAGTGAATGAGCTTCTGCGTAAAAAACTTAGCTAA
- the gatA gene encoding Asp-tRNA(Asn)/Glu-tRNA(Gln) amidotransferase subunit GatA: MSWHKTPIALMAKALAAKEVSSTELTQYFLDRIEAGKQWNAYLDVNAHLSLEQANKADQLISSGKAGKLTGIPVAHKDVFVTRGWKSTAASKILSGYQSPFDATVVANLGIPDENNPHGAGMVCLGKTNMDEFAMGSSNENSAFGPVLNPWNAAHVAGGSSGGSAAAVAAGLAPIATGTDTGGSIRQPAAFCGLTGIKPSYGRVSRYGMIAYASSLDQAGPMGKTAEDCALLLSAMSSHDSRDSTSLADSGEDYGRYLNQAWNEGSTNSAKPLEGLRVGLPKEFFAEGLASDVAKSVNEAAKLLENLGATLIEVSLPKTKLSIPVYYVLAPAEASSNLSRFDGVRYGYRANEYRDLGDMYAKSRTEGFGSEVKRRIMIGTYVLCHGYYDAYYLQAQKIRRIIAADFQAAFNQCDVILGPVAPDVAWRLGEKSKDPVQMYLEDIYTLSTNLAGLPAMSVPCGFNTNNLPIGMQLIGNYFSEARLLQVAHQYQQASDWHLRQASEVA; this comes from the coding sequence ATGAGTTGGCACAAGACCCCTATCGCCTTAATGGCAAAAGCGCTTGCTGCAAAAGAGGTTTCTAGCACCGAGTTGACCCAGTACTTTTTGGACCGCATTGAGGCTGGAAAACAGTGGAATGCTTACCTTGATGTGAATGCTCACTTAAGCTTAGAGCAAGCAAATAAGGCGGATCAGTTAATTTCTTCTGGGAAGGCTGGTAAATTGACTGGTATCCCTGTTGCGCATAAAGATGTCTTTGTAACGCGTGGTTGGAAGTCGACTGCCGCCTCCAAAATCTTGTCTGGATATCAAAGCCCTTTCGACGCTACCGTGGTTGCTAATTTGGGTATTCCAGATGAAAACAATCCCCATGGTGCCGGCATGGTCTGTCTTGGTAAGACCAATATGGATGAGTTTGCAATGGGCTCGTCTAATGAAAATTCTGCCTTTGGACCAGTATTAAATCCTTGGAATGCGGCCCACGTAGCAGGCGGCTCTTCAGGCGGCTCTGCTGCAGCAGTTGCAGCAGGTTTAGCGCCCATCGCCACAGGAACCGATACCGGTGGCTCGATTCGCCAGCCAGCGGCATTTTGTGGTTTGACCGGAATTAAGCCCAGTTACGGGCGCGTGTCTCGTTACGGCATGATTGCCTATGCCTCCTCACTCGATCAAGCTGGTCCGATGGGTAAGACTGCGGAAGACTGCGCGCTCCTCTTGTCCGCAATGTCATCTCATGATTCGCGTGACTCCACTTCCTTGGCCGACTCTGGCGAGGACTACGGTCGTTATCTCAATCAAGCCTGGAATGAAGGCAGCACAAATTCTGCAAAACCGCTGGAAGGTTTGCGCGTTGGTTTGCCAAAGGAATTTTTCGCAGAAGGTTTGGCAAGTGATGTTGCTAAATCAGTCAATGAAGCAGCGAAGCTTTTGGAAAACTTAGGCGCCACACTTATTGAAGTGAGTCTGCCAAAAACCAAGTTATCTATTCCGGTCTATTACGTCTTGGCGCCGGCCGAGGCATCAAGTAATTTGAGTCGTTTTGATGGCGTGCGCTATGGATATCGTGCGAATGAATATCGTGACCTTGGCGACATGTATGCGAAGTCACGCACCGAAGGTTTTGGTTCTGAAGTAAAGCGCCGCATCATGATTGGAACCTACGTTCTTTGTCATGGTTACTATGATGCTTACTATCTACAGGCACAAAAAATTCGTCGCATTATTGCGGCAGATTTTCAGGCCGCATTTAATCAATGCGATGTGATCTTGGGGCCCGTAGCCCCTGATGTGGCCTGGCGCCTGGGCGAGAAATCAAAAGACCCGGTGCAAATGTACTTAGAAGATATTTATACGCTCTCAACGAACTTAGCGGGTCTGCCAGCAATGAGTGTCCCATGCGGATTTAATACCAATAACTTACCTATTGGCATGCAACTCATCGGCAACTATTTTTCAGAAGCGCGCTTATTGCAAGTGGCTCATCAATATCAGCAGGCCAGTGATTGGCATTTGCGTCAAGCAAGCGAGGTGGCATGA
- the gatC gene encoding Asp-tRNA(Asn)/Glu-tRNA(Gln) amidotransferase subunit GatC — protein sequence MKLDDVQRIAHLSRLELNQAEAEAVLPQLQAIFSLVEEMQAVDTTGLEPLAHPILFLRDLAQPMRADQVTESDHRSENMQSAPAQQDGYFLVPRVIE from the coding sequence ATGAAACTTGATGATGTCCAGCGCATTGCGCACCTTTCTAGGCTTGAGTTAAATCAGGCAGAAGCCGAGGCAGTTTTGCCTCAATTGCAGGCTATTTTTTCCTTGGTCGAGGAAATGCAGGCCGTTGATACAACCGGACTTGAGCCTTTGGCCCATCCGATCCTCTTTTTGCGTGATTTGGCCCAGCCCATGCGCGCTGACCAAGTTACCGAGTCAGATCATCGCTCCGAAAATATGCAATCAGCCCCTGCGCAGCAGGACGGCTACTTCCTGGTTCCAAGGGTGATCGAATGA
- a CDS encoding rod shape-determining protein → MFGFFRSYFSNDLAIDLGTANTLIYMRERGIVLDEPSVVAIRQEGGPNGKKTILAVGKEAKAMLGRVPGNIEAIRPMKDGVIADFTITEQMLKQFIKLVHESKLLKPSPRIIICVPCGSTQVERRAIRESALGAGASQVFLIEEPMAAAIGSGLPVSEAAGSMVVDIGGGTTEVGVMSLGGMVYKGSVRVGGDKFDEAITNYIRRNYGMLIGEQTAELIKKTIGSAFPGAEVREMEVKGRNLSEGIPRSFTVTSNEILEALTDPLNQIVTAVKAALEQIPPELASDIAERGMMLTGGGALLRDLDRLLLEETGLPIHVAEDPLTCVARGCGIALERMDKLGGVFSHE, encoded by the coding sequence ATGTTTGGTTTTTTCCGCAGCTACTTTTCCAATGACCTAGCCATCGACCTAGGAACCGCCAACACCTTAATTTATATGCGTGAGCGGGGTATTGTCCTCGATGAACCCTCTGTTGTGGCTATTCGCCAAGAAGGTGGCCCAAACGGCAAAAAGACCATTTTGGCCGTTGGTAAAGAGGCAAAAGCGATGTTGGGACGCGTTCCGGGGAATATTGAGGCAATTCGCCCAATGAAAGACGGCGTTATTGCCGACTTCACCATTACCGAACAAATGCTCAAGCAATTTATCAAGCTTGTCCATGAAAGCAAATTATTAAAACCTAGTCCACGCATCATCATTTGCGTTCCTTGCGGATCCACACAAGTTGAACGTCGTGCGATTCGTGAGTCTGCATTAGGCGCCGGCGCATCACAAGTATTTTTGATTGAAGAACCAATGGCAGCTGCAATTGGTTCTGGCCTGCCAGTTTCTGAAGCGGCAGGCTCAATGGTTGTTGACATCGGTGGCGGTACAACTGAAGTTGGCGTGATGTCATTAGGCGGCATGGTTTACAAAGGCTCTGTTCGCGTTGGTGGCGACAAGTTTGATGAAGCGATTACAAATTACATCCGTCGTAACTACGGTATGTTGATCGGTGAGCAAACTGCTGAGTTGATCAAGAAGACAATTGGCTCTGCTTTCCCTGGCGCTGAAGTGCGTGAGATGGAAGTAAAGGGTCGCAATCTTTCTGAAGGTATTCCACGTAGCTTCACTGTTACTAGCAATGAAATTCTTGAGGCATTGACTGATCCACTGAATCAGATCGTGACCGCTGTAAAAGCGGCTCTCGAGCAGATCCCGCCTGAGTTGGCATCTGATATCGCTGAACGCGGAATGATGCTCACAGGCGGCGGCGCCTTGTTGCGCGACCTTGACCGTCTCTTGCTCGAAGAAACTGGTTTGCCAATTCATGTTGCAGAAGATCCATTGACTTGCGTGGCTCGTGGTTGCGGTATCGCACTTGAGCGCATGGATAAGTTAGGCGGAGTGTTCTCGCACGAGTAA
- the mreC gene encoding rod shape-determining protein MreC has protein sequence MQHSAPPLFRQGIPALLKLIVCLSISIALMLIDFRFKALDPIRNNVNWILRPLEYVMMAPRNAYEATSEYFTTRSTLDQENQVMKVRQAELSLLANQSEFLMVENQNLRELMALQKQIPFKTLPVEILFNPPNPISQRIVINRGSNDGLKLGNPIANDSGILGQVVRLYERSAEVSLLEDRDFAVPVQVARNGLRAAVFGAGRGNPLELRYLPVASDLEVGDILLTSGIDGVYPPGFAVAVISKIERNIDKNSSNVFCVPVAAVNRYRQALALLYDPQFDAKAPTISNKSTSGAPLSNTPGRRQTRARGMQ, from the coding sequence TTGCAACATAGCGCTCCACCACTTTTCAGACAGGGCATTCCGGCCTTACTTAAACTGATTGTCTGTCTGTCGATCAGCATCGCTCTGATGCTGATCGATTTTCGCTTTAAAGCACTCGATCCGATTCGCAACAATGTCAATTGGATTTTGCGTCCACTTGAATATGTCATGATGGCGCCGCGAAATGCATACGAAGCAACATCAGAATATTTCACAACAAGATCTACTCTTGATCAAGAAAATCAAGTAATGAAAGTTCGCCAAGCAGAGCTTTCTCTGCTGGCCAATCAATCTGAATTTCTCATGGTCGAGAACCAAAATTTGCGCGAGCTAATGGCTTTGCAAAAACAGATTCCATTCAAAACATTACCGGTGGAAATTTTGTTCAATCCACCAAATCCAATTTCTCAACGTATTGTGATTAATCGCGGTAGCAACGATGGCCTCAAGCTTGGCAACCCGATTGCCAATGATTCCGGCATATTGGGCCAGGTAGTGCGCCTTTATGAGCGCTCTGCAGAGGTTTCTCTGCTGGAGGACCGTGATTTTGCGGTTCCCGTCCAAGTAGCTCGTAACGGGCTTCGAGCTGCGGTATTTGGTGCCGGAAGAGGCAATCCCCTAGAACTTCGCTATTTACCTGTAGCCAGTGATCTGGAGGTGGGTGATATTTTGTTGACGTCCGGAATTGATGGCGTTTACCCCCCTGGATTTGCAGTAGCAGTCATTAGCAAAATTGAACGCAACATTGATAAGAACTCTTCTAATGTGTTTTGCGTACCTGTTGCCGCAGTCAATCGCTACCGTCAAGCACTTGCTCTTTTGTATGACCCACAGTTTGACGCTAAAGCACCAACCATTAGCAACAAATCTACTTCTGGCGCGCCATTAAGTAATACACCCGGTAGACGCCAAACGCGCGCGCGAGGAATGCAATGA
- the mreD gene encoding rod shape-determining protein MreD has product MIDFQSGYILRPVNPVFIYFSLFCALLLNLLPIGNYGWVPDWLILCIVFWNIHQHRYVSVITAFILGLMMDVHNSDLLGLHAFSYSLVAYVAISWHRRIVALTVLPQALHLLPIFLLVSLFPVLAHWLLSGELYWWALTGAIQALIEAMLWPLATRILLAPQRRPLDVDHNRPL; this is encoded by the coding sequence ATGATCGATTTCCAGAGCGGCTACATTCTGCGTCCGGTAAATCCGGTCTTTATTTATTTCAGCTTATTTTGTGCGCTGTTATTAAATCTGCTACCGATTGGCAACTATGGTTGGGTGCCTGACTGGTTAATTCTATGTATTGTGTTTTGGAATATCCACCAACATCGCTATGTGAGTGTCATCACTGCCTTCATTCTTGGTCTGATGATGGATGTTCACAATTCAGATCTGCTGGGCTTACACGCTTTTAGCTACTCCCTCGTCGCATACGTCGCTATTTCATGGCATCGACGGATTGTGGCTCTCACAGTTCTTCCACAAGCCTTACATTTGCTTCCAATCTTTTTACTGGTATCGCTTTTCCCCGTATTGGCACATTGGCTGCTAAGCGGCGAGCTATATTGGTGGGCCCTCACAGGCGCTATTCAGGCGCTAATAGAAGCAATGCTATGGCCACTGGCGACACGCATCTTATTGGCACCGCAGCGTCGACCATTAGATGTTGATCACAATCGCCCTCTCTAA